The sequence tatgtattgtgtgtgtgtgcattatgcattttgtgcattttgtgtgtgctttttatTGGCCAGACCAGTCAAATCTGTCTAGTAAGCTAGCATCCTGAAGTCACCTCTTCTGTTGATGTTGACACACTGGTGTTTTGCAGGTAATATTCAACAAAAATCACAGTTTAGGACCTGTGAGGCACTTGTCTCTCAAACTAGACACTTGTTTGTACAATTTGTCCTCTTGCCCAGTTGTGCACATgggcctccctctcctctttttaaCACTCCTCTGTGAAGTAACTAGCACAGTGTTGTATGACATCTTCAGTTCCTTGCTCATTTTTTCATACAAAATAACTGATTTGTCAGAATAAGAGTAGATTTTCAGGTTTCAGAAGAAAGGCCATTTTGTTTGATGCTCCAGATCTTCAACTGGTTTTGAAAAAGGCCAGCTGTGTTGCTTTTTTTCATCAGGGCAGCAATTTTCAGACCCGCTAACATAATCACAAAAGGGTTTTCTAATTATCAGttggccttttaaaatgataaacttGGATTAGCTAACACAATTGAACACAGGACAGGACGGATAGTTGCTGATAATGCATGGGCTCCactagatagatactgtatcaGAAATCAGCCACGTCCTGCTACAAAAGTCATTACACCATTTTCAATGTCtccactgtatttttgtattctgTTTTAATGCTCACAAAATTAATTTTCCCCTCAAAAACCAACACATTTCAAGTGACTCCAAACATTCGAACTGTAGCGTACATCACTTCAAAGTAATCCACTGTCTTGTTTCAATTTCTAGTGAGCTCAAACATTTGAATAGTAGTGTACATCACTTCACAAAGTAATCCACTGTCTTGTACATTTTTGTACATCTGTATACAGATGCATCGGGTAGACTCACCTTGTACAAACAGAAAGAACAGGAGCAGGCAGCACTGGTGGTCATGCAGGGGGTTCATCATTGAGAACTGAGACCTGTGGTGTTTATGCTGTACACAATACAACATTTCCTCCTGAACTTCCTGTAACCAGATGACATCTCTGTTTCCGAGAAATACAAGTTAACAGAGTGACattcacacatactctcacatagCTCTTGCTTCATAAACAAGCTGTGAAAAGAATTTTCCCCATGTGTGATATTGCACCATGACACCATAGTGTGAGAAAAAATGAATATTAGAAAGGATTTTGTTTTCTAGTGTTTTCTAATTCATTTGTGAATTGCTGCTATCTTCCGGTTTTTGAATACTCAATTCATAATGAaacaacaaacataaacacaggtCAGCATCAAGCTGAGTATTAAAAGATTAAATGGCCTTTTTAAGTGACTTCACATTTGTATGATATTTATTTTCTTAGGAAATGTTCAGGCGTCGATACTAGTCAGTAGTGCACTTGTGCATACCAGCCGTGGTCTCTGTCCCGCATGGCTGATATGTCCAATCATATGCCCACTTTGTGCTGGCTGGTCTCCCTGGATTTTGTCTTGTGTTGCTGAGGAACCTGAGACAGAATTGACTGTGGTGTCTAGACAGCCCCCAAACCAGTGAGTGTGATGTTGGGTCAGCCCAAAGCAGTTAAAGTTTCAACATCATGCTTGGCCATTAGGACAGTGCAGAGCGGCACCACTTAGCTATGCTATTAGTCAATGCAAAAATGTTTCAAAGgcaaatatcacacacacacacacacacacacacacacacacacacacacaacctatagTATGGTGGTACATTACGTACTCTAAATCAATTTCATTCTGATGTTTCACAAAGCACAGTACAGATAGTATACTGTAACAACAACTTGATGTAGCACTATAGGtcccctgtgtgtgtaggtgtgtgtgtgagtgtgtgtgtgtgtgtgtgtggtctgaaaACAGTCTTATTACACTGCCCTGGCTTTGTAAATGGAAAACAAACCTGTGACCAAACCCATGCCCCGGACCAAGCAGCCCACTTTTCAGCCAATTGGCTGCATTGCTTCATAAACACTGAAGGAGTGTGCAGCTGGCCTAGAAGAGACATCAAAGGCCTTGGTTTGGGGGCTGTCTAGATACCACAGTCAATTCTGTCTCAGGTTCCTTAGCAACACAAGGCAaaaataatgtaggcctatagcaaATATACATGGCAATCCAGAGATAAATTAGGAACATTTCATGTcaacatttcattcattcattcatgacaGAGATGTGGTGGTCTGTGGGGTTTTGAGGCTCTGATAAAGATTTGACTGGTCGGACAGCATGGCAGCATGCAGAACTCGAGACCACTAAGAGTGAAACACAAAAAGCCAACATGCAGACAGAACAGGCTTCTTTCTCTGAAACAAATTTACTCTAAGAAAAATACTTACAGTAAagttgtcagacaccaaacaggacgaagaccacaaaagcgtcacgttcaaaagtttatttaagggttgggggtttcaggggttccgggggggggtacaggagttccaagagtctgcgtgtgtgtgttcccccagtagccgaacagcgatggcaggagctggatgatccgggaagtcctgggggaaacacacacacaacaacaattgaaacgaagcagcagtacagtcaaggactaggcggtattcgtagaagagggacggaaggcaggtcaagattaccggggctggagaacacagaagtagtcgagcgggtccgggatcacaggcaaagagtcagaggcgttttcaaaaacaggcaggtaactggtgctggttgcagacgatctgacaagtgtggactgaaaagcaaggctttatatagagggcatgatgagtggtgaatgcagtgcagctggtaggtaacgagggtgaggcagagcagagcaggaacaggtggaggtcatcagacttcaatcagcacgtgttaccaggcagagagagagctcatgacagaaccccccccctaagggacggccccagaagtccccaagagtgacaccacgtcgggagggcggaggggagccggtggagggctagaattcagctccagcggcgagatcacaacacatgattggcacgatgtcttcacaacacaccatatgattggctcaatgcattcacatcacaccacatgattggctcaatgtattcacatgtcgacgttttgccgaggaaagggtgggatatgtgtagacaacggccatattggcgtgacaaactagccccatgcatttctatggagtattttttgagtgctgtgtctccacattagaaagtctctggctaaacagatgacggacgtagtgttatccaattgcgtcgaagtccggaattaGTCAGTTAACATTGAGcgtatagtgttatccaattgcgtgcagtgagattttcaaatgtgtgcttggtgccgcccctcgagttgggccattacattattcgtggccagacccttaatatTTCAGATTGGGTCTGGTCCTCCAGGCTATAAacttcacacaacacaacaggaaTTTTAGCCCATTCCTCCTGCAGAAGTCGTGCAACTGAATTAAGTAGGATATGTGGACCCCTTTGCAAGAACCTTTTTAGTTCCACATATTATCAGTTGGATCAAGGACAGGGCTTTTTGATTGTCACTCCAAAGTTTTTACTTTGCCTaaaatattttgatattttggaGTCATCATCTCTGTCCTTCTGGTGTTTTGAGGATACAGTTTCAAAATATCAACATGACACCACCACTGgtttgtcttttttgttttcCCAGGGGATGACACACTTCTGGCAATAGTTTCTGAATACGAATGTAATTTATTTCATTGATTCAAATCGACTGTCTCATTCTCCTACATCCCTATCATACATATCAGAGCATATCAGATATGTTCATTTGGCAAATCCGTCATTATAATAGCAATGTGCCAAGgcgcatgtactgtatgtctggatTTTAAAGGGAATGAGAGATGGGACTCTCATTGATTGGTTGCATGCTACACCAAAAACATACATGAGTTAAGGAAATTAAACCCATTTGAACCACATGTGCCTGTTCCTGACCATTATTAAACAGACAAACTGATCAGTCTTTGGGggcatgattttaaagatgccctcaaaatgtagcactgtagctgcctagctgttggctgcagcaactcaaccTAGGTAGCAACAttcttagttttttttttcttttcgtaCTGACACTAGgctactcggtgacctcgagaaacagagttTCAAGTGTAGGCATTTCACTTCAACTGTATGCAGATGCACAGTGTGAGTATTGACCTGACAGTTTACTACCAAATAACTTCCAGCCTCGACTTACCCACTGGGTTGAACCCCTGGAGGAGTTAGAGCTGGACTCAACTTCTTCTCTGTGCTCCTCACTTTCGATGGGTGCCTCCCTGATCACATTATTTCCTTGATGTATACAAGAcaaatatggtattaatattgAACACTGTACAATTCACTCTTTATGCAAATCACTTAAATGTAAGTTTACAATTTGTGAATGTATATTTTATCCAGCTGCTGACCTGCTCTTTTTAATCTGCAGATAATAAAAGGAGCACTGAACACCAGTAGACCGACAACAACAGCCAAAGACACTGTGAGTTGAAGTGGAAGTCCATTTTTATCGTTTTCAGGGTTTTCAACACCCTCTTGGTTCTCAGTGGAGGCTGCATGGGGGGAAAAGTCAGATCAATTGAACGCAGCTCCTTTTTAAACTGTCAGTGAGAGGATGTGCTTAGGTGAGGGGTGGGGAGAAGTGAACGAATTTAACGTTTTACCATTTTATTTGAGTTTACATCTTTGTAACAGTGAGCTGCATGGTGACTATATTACATTTGTAAGATTAAATTGGTTTAACAATACAAGTGCTTCAGATAAAACAAAGCAAGTTAAATGCAGTGAGTCATGCTTCTGTTTTGTAGGATACCTAACAGTGCCTGAAATGTAACAGGTGGGAAAATAGAAGAGGAATCATGTAGAAAATTGCTTTAAGGTCTATGTTTGTTCATGCTTGTTGATTGTTTAACTAACATTATCTAATAATAAAAAGCAGATACATGAATATTAATTTTAAAAGGACTCACTTTTAGTTTGTGAATTCACTGTTAATTGTGTTCCCTTTCCAAAGTTTGTAATGAGTTTCGGTATATCTTGGATAACTTTACAAACATATAAACCTGAATCATTACTAGATACATTGTGAATGACCAGGGTTGATGAGTTGTTTTGAGATAAGATAATTGTCCTCTTGGAGATTGAGGAAATCTTCTCAATCGTTTTATCTTTATACCAGCTTCCCTTTCGGCTGATGTTTTTTGGCCCATTCCAAGAGCATTTCATTTCTGCAGTCTCTCCCTTGGAAAGAGTTAAATTGGGTGGTGATTGTAAAACTCTGAAGTCCACATTTGTGCCTGCAAGAAAATGCActgcaaatacaaaatacatatAGTTTAGTTTAAATTTTGATATGGCATTAGTTAAGTAGCCAACTTGCCATTCATATAAAATGCATTTTActacatttatttgtatatttattACAATGTACACATTTAGAATTGCTGTGTACTTGAAGAATTACATTTGCAATCCCTCATATTATGGGCAGGTAACAGAGGTCATGGTTGACCTTCTCAACATAGCAATAGCCTACAGTAGTGGTTCCCAAAACGAGTACCACTGGTGGTATGCAGACTCtatggaagaatattagactcaaaagttttgtacgtgtgtatcaCATTTTGAAACTGTAcaaattatttgtaactgtaaaaatgatctgtacaagtaattgtcaaaattaaaaatatgccctacacttacaaatctattctaCAGGTATGGatttacagctacaaatcatcctacagttaaaaatatttcaCCGTTACAAACATATTCTACAATTACAAATCAATATTCTATGCACAAAAAGTTgtcctacagttacaaatcttttctgcaagtgcacagacttttgcaccaccttagggatgagaagtgtctcatatgtattgtgtgtgtgtgcattatgcattttgtgcattttgtgtgtgctttttatTGGCCAGACCAGTCAAATCTGTCTAGTAAGCTAGCATCCTGAAGTCACCTCTTCTGTTGATGTTGACACACTGGTGTTTTGCAGGTAATATTCAACAAAAATCACAGTTTAGGACCTGTGAGGCACTTGTCTCTCAAACTAGACACTTGTTTGTACAATTTGTCCTCTTGCCCAGTTGTGCACATgggcctccctctcctctttttaaCACTCCTCTGTGAAGTAACTAGCACAGTGTTGTATGACATCTTCAGTTCCTTGCTCATTTTTTCATACAAAATAACTGATTTGTCAGAATAAGAGTAGATTTTCAGGTTTCAGAAGAAAGGCCATTTTGTTTGATGCTCCAGATCTTCAACTGGTTTTGAAAAAGGCCAGCTGTGTTGCTTTTTTTCATCAGGGCAGCAATTTTCAGACCCGCTAACATAATCACAAAAGGGTTTTCTAATTATCAGttggccttttaaaatgataaacttGGATTAGCTAACACAATTGAACACAGGACAGGACGGATAGTTGCTGATAATGCATGGGCTCCactagatagatactgtatcaGAAATCAGCCACGTCCTGCTACAAAAGTCATTACACCATTTTCAATGTCtccactgtatttttgtattctgTTTTAATGCTCACAAAATTAATTTTCCCCTCAAAAACCAACACATTTCAAGTGACTCCAAACATTCGAACTGTAGCGTACATCACTTCAAAGTAATCCACTGTCTTGTTTCAATTTCTAGTGAGCTCAAACATTTGAATAGTAGTGTACATCACTTCACAAAGTAATCCACTGTCTTGTACATTTTTGTACATCTGTATACAGATGCATCGGGTAGACTCACCTTGTACAAACAGAAAGAACAGGAGCAGGCAGCACTGGTGGTCATGCAGGGGGTTCATCATTGAGAACTGAGACCTGTGGTGTTTATGCTGTACACAATACAACATTTCCTCCTGAACTTCCTGTAACCAGATGACATCTCTGTTTCCGAGAAATACAAGTTAACAGAGTGACattcacacatactctcacatagCTCTTGCTTCATAAACAAGCTGTGAAAAGAATTTTCCCCATGTGTGATATTGCACCATGACACCATAGTGTGAGAAAAAATGAATATTAGAAAGGATTTTGTTTTCTAGTGTTTTCTAATTCATTTGTGAATTGCTGCTATCTTCCGGTTTTTGAATACTCAATTCATAATGAaacaacaaacataaacacaggtCAGCATCAAGCTGAGTATTAAAAGATTAAATGGCCTTTTTAAGTGACTTCACATTTGTATGATATTTATTTTCTTAGGAAATGTTCAGGCGTCGATACTAGTCAGTAGTGCACTTGTGCATACCAGCCGTGGTCTCTGTCCCGCATGGCTGATATGTCCAATCATATGCCCACTTTGTGCTGGCTGGTCTCCCTGGATTTTGTCTTGTGTTGCTGAGGAACCTGAGACAGAATTGACTGTGGTGTCTAGACAGCCCCCAAACCAGTGAGTGTGATGTTGGGTCAGCCCAAAGCAGTTAAAGTTTCAACATCATGCTTGGCCATTAGGACAGTGCAGAGCGGCACCACTTAGCTATGCTATTAGTCAATGCAAAAATGTTTCAAAGgcaaatatcacacacacacacacacacacacacacacacacacacacacaacctatagTATGGTGGTACATTACGTACTCTAAATCAATTTCATTCTGATGTTTCACAAAGCACAGTACAGATAGTATACTGTAACAACAACTTGATGTAGCACTATAGGtcccctgtgtgtgtaggtgtgtgtgtgagtgtgtgtgtgtgtgtgtgtggtctgaaaACAGTCTTATTACACTGCCCTGGCTTTGTAAATGGAAAACAAACCTGTGACCAAACCCATGCCCCGGACCAAGCAGCCCACTTTTCAGCCAATTGGCTGCATTGCTTCATAAACACTGAAGGAGTGTGCAGCTGGCCTAGAAGAGACATCAAAGGCCTTGGTTTGGGGGCTGTCTAGATACCACAGTCAATTCTGTCTCAGGTTCCTTAGCAACACAAGGCAaaaataatgtaggcctatagcaaATATACATGGCAATCCAGAGATAAATTAGGAACATTTCATGTcaacatttcattcattcattcatgacaGAGATGTGGTGGTCTGTGGGGTTTTGAGGCTCTGATAAAGATTTGACTGGTCGGACAGCATGGCAGCATGCAGAACTCGAGACCACTAAGAGTGAAACACAAAAAGCCAACATGCAGACAGAACAGGCTTCTTTCTCTGAAACAAATTTACTCTAAGAAAAATACTTACAGTAAagttgtcagacaccaaacaggacgaagaccacaaaagcgtcacgttcaaaagtttatttaagggttgggggtttcaggggttccgggggggggtacaggagttccaagagtctgcgtgtgtgtgttcccccagtagccgaacagcgatggcaggagctggatgatccgggaagtcctgggggaaacacacacacaacaacaattgaaacgaagcagcagtacagtcaaggactaggcggtattcgtagaagagggacggaaggcaggtcaagattaccggggctggagaacacagaagtagtcgagcgggtccgggatcacaggcaaagagtcagaggcgttttcaaaaacaggcaggtaactggtgctggttgcagacgatctgacaagtgtggactgaaaagcaaggctttatatagagggcatgatgagtggtgaatgcagtgcagctggtaggtaacgagggtgaggcagagcagagcaggaacaggtggaggtcatcagacttcaatcagcacgtgttaccaggcagagagagagctcatgacagaaccccccccctaagggacggccccagaagtccccaagagtgacaccacgtcgggagggcggaggggagccggtggagggctagaattcagctccagcggcgagatcacaacacatgattggcacgatgtcttcacaacacaccatatgattggctcaatgcattcacatcacaccacatgattggctcaatgtattcacatgtcgacgttttgccgaggaaagggtgggatatgtgtagacaacggccatattggcgtgacaaactagccccatgcatttctatggagtattttttgagtgctgtgtctccacattagaaagtctctggctaaacagatgacggacgtagtgttatccaattgcgtcgaagtccggaattaGTCAGTTAACATTGAGcgtatagtgttatccaattgcgtgcagtgagattttcaaatgtgtgcttggtgccgcccctcgagttgggccattacattattcgtggccagacccttaatatTTCAGATTGGGTCTGGTCCTCCAGGCTATAAacttcacacaacacaacaggaaTTTTAGCCCATTCCTCCTGCAGAAGTCGTGCAACTGAATTAAGTAGGATATGTGGACCCCTTTGCAAGAACCTTTTTAGTTCCACATATTATCAGTTGGATCAAGGACAGGGCTTTTTGATTGTCACTCCAAAGTTTTTACTTTGCCTaaaatattttgatattttggaGTTATCATCTCTGTCCTTCTGGTGTTTTGAGGATACAGTTTCAAAATATCAACATGACACCACCACTGgtttgtcttttttgttttcCCAGGGGATGACACACTTCTGGCAATAGTTTCTGAATACGAATGTAATTTATTTCATTGATTCAAATCGACTGTCTCATTCTCCTACATCCCTATCATACATATCAGAGCATATCAGATATGTTCATTTGGCAAATCCGTCATTATAATAGCAATGTGCCAAGgcgcatgtactgtatgtctggatTTTAAAGGGAATGAGAGATGGGACTCTCATTGATTGGTTGCATGCTACACCAAAAACATACATGAGTTAAGGAAATTAAACCCATTTGAACCACATGTGCCTGTTCCTGACCATTATTAAACAGACAAACTGATCAGTCTTTGGGggcatgattttaaagatgccctcaaaatgtagcactgtagctgcctagctgttggctgcagcaactcaaccTAGGTAGCAACAttcttagttttttttttcttttcgtaCTGACACTAGgctactcggtgacctcgagaaacagagttTCAAGTGTAGGCATTTCACTTCAACTGTATGCAGATGCACAGTGTGAGTATTGACCTGACAGTTTACTACCAAATAACTTCCAGCCTCGACTTACCCACTGGGTTGAACCCCTGGA comes from Alosa sapidissima isolate fAloSap1 chromosome 18, fAloSap1.pri, whole genome shotgun sequence and encodes:
- the LOC121690155 gene encoding uncharacterized protein LOC121690155, which translates into the protein MIGHISHAGQRPRLEVQEEMLYCVQHKHHRSQFSMMNPLHDHQCCLLLFFLFVQVHFLAGTNVDFRVLQSPPNLTLSKGETAEMKCSWNGPKNISRKGSWYKDKTIEKISSISKRTIILSQNNSSTLVIHNVSSNDSGLYVCKVIQDIPKLITNFGKGTQLTVNSQTKTSTENQEGVENPENDKNGLPLQLTVSLAVVVGLLVFSAPFIICRLKRAGNNVIREAPIESEEHREEVESSSNSSRGSTQWVSRGWKLFGSKLSGQYSHCASAYS